Proteins from one Clostridium cellulovorans 743B genomic window:
- a CDS encoding GNAT family N-acetyltransferase, with the protein MEFRKGNLAEIQEIMRIIRDSIKNMEQNGIYQWDDIYPNEIVIQEDIQGENLYVCISDNKITGFAVLNNYQDREYESISWNTTSDNNLIIHRVCVDPKYQGMGIATKLIQYAEKRGKEEAYDSIRLDSFTKNSIACRLYENNGYEKRGIVKFRKGEFFCFEKKL; encoded by the coding sequence ATGGAATTTAGAAAAGGAAATTTAGCAGAAATTCAAGAAATAATGAGGATAATTAGAGATTCTATTAAGAACATGGAACAGAATGGCATATATCAATGGGATGATATTTATCCTAATGAAATTGTAATACAAGAAGATATTCAAGGGGAAAATCTATATGTATGTATATCTGATAATAAAATTACTGGCTTTGCTGTTTTAAATAATTATCAAGATAGAGAATATGAATCAATTTCATGGAATACTACTAGTGATAATAATTTGATTATTCATCGAGTTTGTGTTGATCCAAAATATCAAGGTATGGGAATTGCTACAAAACTTATCCAGTATGCTGAAAAGCGAGGAAAAGAAGAGGCATATGATTCAATACGTTTAGACTCATTTACTAAAAATAGCATAGCATGTAGATTATATGAGAATAATGGTTATGAAAAAAGAGGCATTGTTAAATTTAGAAAGGGTGAATTCTTTTGTTTTGAAAAGAAACTTTAA
- a CDS encoding aminoglycoside 6-adenylyltransferase, which yields MRNTQEMMDLILNIAKEDARIRAVYLSGSRVDPDATQDKYSDFDIVYIVNEIQSFTKDDHWLDQFGDRLIMQKSVDWYSHQYDYNSNEDFIYLMQFLDGNRIDLTLVDIENVKRRINDKEPRIILLDKDGIDGLHNIEVKDYYYIQKPSKEEFRDCCNEFWWLNTNIAKGLCREELMYVKFFMEHYQMDMFLKMLNWKIGIEYDFSVSTGKCYKYFKRYLSDSDMDRFTNLFPNGEYKEIWDKLLKICEFFHELAITVSTHFNFEYSKEEAENVIEYLKRMQMMA from the coding sequence ATGAGAAATACTCAAGAAATGATGGATTTAATATTAAATATAGCTAAAGAAGATGCTAGGATTCGAGCTGTATATTTATCAGGTTCACGAGTAGATCCTGATGCAACCCAAGATAAATATTCAGATTTTGATATTGTTTATATAGTAAATGAAATTCAATCTTTTACAAAGGATGATCATTGGCTAGACCAATTTGGTGATAGATTAATTATGCAGAAATCAGTTGATTGGTATAGTCATCAGTATGATTATAATAGTAACGAAGATTTTATATACTTAATGCAATTTCTAGATGGTAATAGAATTGATTTAACGCTTGTTGATATTGAAAATGTTAAAAGAAGAATAAATGATAAAGAACCTAGGATTATATTACTTGATAAAGATGGAATAGATGGTTTACATAACATCGAAGTTAAGGATTATTACTATATTCAAAAACCGTCAAAAGAAGAATTTAGGGATTGTTGTAATGAGTTTTGGTGGTTAAATACAAATATTGCAAAAGGTTTATGTAGAGAAGAATTAATGTATGTTAAATTTTTCATGGAACATTACCAGATGGATATGTTTTTAAAAATGCTTAATTGGAAAATTGGAATTGAATATGATTTTTCAGTTTCTACAGGAAAGTGTTATAAATATTTTAAAAGATACCTTAGTGATAGTGATATGGACAGATTCACAAACTTATTCCCTAATGGAGAGTATAAAGAAATTTGGGACAAGTTGCTCAAGATATGTGAGTTTTTCCACGAACTTGCTATCACTGTATCAACACATTTCAACTTTGAATATTCCAAAGAAGAAGCAGAAAATGTAATAGAATACCTTAAGAGAATGCAAATGATGGCTTAA
- a CDS encoding DUF2500 domain-containing protein, whose amino-acid sequence MFSFQIIFFIFFAFVAFMGIATYIKNENSPVISTKAQLIKKKRDMHSHTDGNGMMSTNEALILIFQLDTGSEIKFNVGRRVFRNITEHEWGTLTFKGTRFLKFQSVSGSVER is encoded by the coding sequence ATGTTTAGCTTTCAAATAATATTTTTTATTTTCTTTGCTTTTGTAGCATTTATGGGAATAGCCACTTATATTAAAAATGAAAATTCACCTGTTATATCTACTAAAGCTCAACTAATTAAGAAAAAGAGAGACATGCATTCCCATACTGATGGTAATGGCATGATGTCGACAAATGAAGCCTTGATCCTGATATTTCAACTGGACACTGGCAGTGAAATTAAATTTAACGTTGGAAGACGTGTATTTAGAAATATTACAGAACATGAATGGGGAACCTTAACTTTTAAAGGAACACGTTTTTTAAAATTTCAATCAGTAAGTGGAAGTGTTGAAAGGTAG